TTAGTTTGGGTGCGGTACTGAGTTTGTTGTGCTTAGTGGCGGCAATCGCGCCGGGCCAAACGGAAGATCAGCGCACGTCAGCGGTGGGTGTGATGTTGATTGTCGGAGCACCGCCGCTCGTGATTGGCGGTGCATTATGGATGACCGGTCGCCAACGGGATCAAGCCCGCGCTGAGGATCGGCTGCAAAGCACTTTTTTCCAGGTCTTGCAGCAGGGGCAGGGGCGGATGAGTATTTTGGATTTTGCCATGGCGTCGAAGTTAGATGGCGATGCGGCGAAAGCCTATCTCGACGATCGGGCCAGGGAATTTAATGCAGATTTTGATGTGAATGATGATGGTGCTGTATTGTACTGCTTCAATACAGCGCTGCCAGCGGTGGCGGCATTACAGCCGGATGAGGTGGTGTATGACGTGGTTTTACAGGATTATCCGGCCCGCCAACGGCAGGCGATCGCCGCTGCAATTACGCAGTTGAGTGATTTGTCTGATTTTCAAGTGAAAGAATCAATGCGGCAGGCGAAAAAGCGCCCCACGGCGATCGCCAATGGCGTGAGTCAGACTGTGGCGGAGAGTTTGCGGGAGCGACTGGAGGGGTTGGGTGCGACGGTTTTGGTGATTTTGCGGTGAGGGTGGTCGCCCCGTTAGGTTCATGCGAGAGTTCCCAGACAATTGATCTAGAGCAGACGCAATTGTTGAGTATCTTCTGGTACTGGTGCGATGGGTTCGATTGTCAGTTCTGAATCTGATGTCTCAGATGCGATCGGCAACTCTAGCCGAATTTGTCCGGCTTCGTCATTCATTAAAAGCTGTGCGGCTTCGAGCATGGGGCTGGATAGTTCTTCGAGATCGGTGCGGTTATTTAAGTAAGTTTGGAGCGCGTCGATTGGATGAATTGTGCTGTCTTTGAGTTCTGGGAGGCGGGTGCGACTGGCTTGGCTGACGACATCGACTTGGAGGTTGTAGGTATGGGCGCTGGCTAAGGCGGCGTTGACGGCTGTTTCGGCGATCTGATCGAGCTGGTCCGCGCGCACGTGGTATTTCACCCGCACAACCGCATCCGCGACTTCGGCTTGCTCAATCCGTTGTAGTAGGATTTTCTGCGGATCTTTCATTTGGGTCAGATCGATATTTACTGTGCGGAATGGCCGGACGGGAATTGGGCAATATTCGACTTGGGTGTGGCCTTTTTCTAGTTCAACTAAGACGTAGCCTTTTTCTTCTTTTTCTTCGGAGAAGTCGACCCGTTCGATACTGCCGGGATAGACGACGTAGGGATCTTCGGCCAGGATTTGGTGCTTGTGGACGTGGCCGAGGGCAACGTAGTCAAAGCAATCGCGGGTCAGGAAGGTCAAGGGTACGGTGAAGCCTTTCCCTACGGCTAACAGCCTTTCTGCGCCGAAGGTGGCGGTGTCGGCCATCAGGTGAGCCAGCAGGATTGTGGGAATTTCTGGATCGAGCTGACGGATTTCCCCTTCTAATGCCAAACGTAATCGATCGAGTAATAATGTACCGACTTCGTTCATGGAAAGATCTTCGGTTTCCATTTTGGTCATTAGCGTTGTGCGATTAAGCCACGGTAATGTAATCACTTGGACATCGCCGTTGTTGGTGCTGATGCGATAGGTGTCTAAGCGATCGCCCACAACCACAGAAGGCACGCCGAGGGTGCGATAGATACAAAGACTTGCGCCACCTTCGCCTTGGGTGTGTTGGTCATGGTTGCCAACCAGCAGGACCGTGGGAATTCCCGCATCGACGAGACGCCGAAACTGAGCGGCAAAGGCTTGCAGAATAAAGGGTGGGGGTGTGGCATCGGGAAACGCATCGCCGCCGAATAATACCAGGTCAACGGGTTCTGACAATGCTCGATCGATGCACCGACTGAGACTCAGCACAAAATCCTCGAAGCGTGTATTCAAACCGGTTTCAGGATTGACTTTGCCGTGGGAGAAGCCACTGCCGAGATGAATATCGGAGAGGTGCAGAATCTTAATCATGGGTGTCAATAGGACTGGGTTCGGAACCGTTAACGCTTACAATTGATCATAGCAATACTAGAATACTATTCCTTCATCTTACTGCCAGATCATGACATCAACGCAACCAGCCAAGCGTCAGTGGGACTGCTTTTTAGAAAACTTGGGTGAGTGGGAAGGGTCATTTACCACCTATTCTCCCGAGGGTGAACTGCGGGAGGATATTCCGTCGTTGTTGACGTTGAAGCAGATGGAGGGGCGGCAGGGGGTTCATCTGACCTTGAAGCGCGATGCGCCCCGGTTTCCTAAACCGTTGGCGATGGAATTTACCAGTTTGAGTCGGAGTCTGTTGTTTTTTGAGTCGGGGGCGTTTTCCCAGGGGGGGATGCAGTTTTCGCCCTATAGCAGTCAGTTTGGGGGGGAGTTTGCGTTGGTGACGGCCGATCGGCGGTTGCGATCGGTGATTCTCTACAACAGCCAGAGTGAGCTGGACTATGTGACTTTGATTCGGGAGCAGCGGTTGGGCAGTGAGGTGCCGGAGCGACCACCGTTGCAGGCGGATGATTTGGTGGGAGTGTGGGAAGGTCAGTCGGTGACGTTGTTTCCAGATTTGCGTCCGGCACTGAATTCGACCAGTCGGTTGGAAATTGAGCGGGTGGGGGATGTGCTGAAGCAGCGGTTACAGTTTGGCCCTCGATCGTTGGAGACGGAGGCAGCGATCGAGGGCAATCGGCTGATGTATCGCAATAGTGCCTTGCCAGTGCAGATCATGATGTTGCCGGATGGAGCGTCGGTGAATGTGCCGCTGAAGCCGGAGCTGGGCAAGCCGTTTGTGCTGGAGACAGGCTGGCTGCGGACGCCGACGCTGCGAGAGCGGATTATGCGGAGTTTTGACGCGAAGGGTGAATGGGTGGGGTTGACTTGGGTGACGGAGATGAAGGTGGCTTAGGCTCGACGATTAGCGCAAAAAATCCAGAGCGTTTCTGATCCTTAGAGTTTTTGATCGCTTAGTTAAATAGAGCGTCCAAATTCCGATCACCGCGAATAACTCGGACGACTGTAATTGCTTCATCTGTGACGGTATAGAAAATAAGATGGCGATTCAGCACAATGCCACGCAGCCCTGATTGCAGCTGGGGGTATGCTTTACCAATCATGGGGTACTGTGTGAGGTAGCGACATTTTTCGGTAAAGTCGCGAATAAAACTTTCACCGAGCGCAATGTCACGATCGCTCAGATAGTCAACTATGTCGGTAATATCGCGGCTAGCTGTGTGGGCGATAACGTAGCGTCTCATGCTGACTGGCTGCGTTTTTGATCGAGTTTGTGTTGTAGTTCGGCCATGAAAGTTTCTCCATCTACGATGTCTCCCCGCTGAATGTCGGCTAAACCAACTTGAATTTTCTCGGCGGTTGCGGTAAGCCACTCCTGATCTGGATATTCTGCTTGCTGTTGGGCCATGAGGTTGAGTGCTTTTGCAACAACATCTTCTGCGCTGCTGAACTGTCCGCTTTGCAGCTGACTTTCAATGAATGCTGTTTGCTCAGAGTCGAGGAGAATTTTCATGTTATGACAGCATAATCGCTTGTTACTTGCCAGTTTAGCGCATGACTTCTGGCTGTCGATCGAGGCAGAGACAACGATCGAGGGGAACCGGCTGATGTATCGCAATAGTGCGTTGCCAGTGCAGATCATGATGTTGCCGGATGGGGCATCGGTAAATGTGCCGCTGAAGCCGGACCTGGGCAAGCCGTGAAGGTGGCTAGAGTAAGGTAAATCATACCGGTGCCATCTGAGACTTCATTCATCACTACAACGCTGCGTTGCAGAAGACTTGACCATCACTATGCAGCACCACCCAATATTTTATGACTTGCTAATGTAGCTAGGTAAGTTCGCTCCTTCATAGGATTTTGCAGAATTTAGTTGTTTTTGGGTAAGACCAACTGCCTCGATAGTGATATCATTGCAAACCTGAGAAAATATAACATTTCTGAGAGAGGTATTCTGAAAATTCACATTAGTTAAATTAGTATCTCTCAAAAGAGAACTGTCTAAATTAGAATTTTCTAGATTCGCATTTTCCCAATTCGAACTGGTTAAAATAGCACGCTTCAAATTGGAATTTAGACATTTTACTCCTGTCATCTGTGCACTAATCAAGTTTATATCTTCCAAGTTTGCATGAGTGAGAAATGCATTGGTGAAATGGCTATTGATGCAATGTGCTTTCTCTAGGTTAGCTTCGTTAAAACAGGCCTTAGATAATTCAGAGCAGGCAAGCCATGAATTTTGAAGTGAAGCGTTTGATAAATTTGCCTTTGTCAAGATTGTTTGCGTTAGAAGTGAATCTTCAAGGTTTGCATCGCATAAAAAAGCACCCTCCAGACTACTATCAGATATGCTCACTCCCTGCAGTTTAGCTCCTGGTACATATAAATATCTTAAATCTGTATTGCATAAATTAAGTCGGTGCTTCTCGCCATTTTGATAGGTGTATTTCCGCCTCACTATAACCGTCATTGCGGCCTGAATGTCTTCGTCTAATTTTGGGACGTTTGCTGTCATTTTTCTACTGGCTTCCTGCGGTGGCCAAGGCGATCTTGTTCTGATATAGGCAGTCAAAATCTCCATAATCTGCCAGTAATACTTATCCTCAGTATTCGCAATTTGCTCCAGAGCGAAAATTCCACCCAGCCGGATATCCAGCTTGTCATGTCCTAGCATTTCAACGGCTTTACTGAAGCGATCGGCTGTATTCTTTTCCTGAATTGCCTGAAAATTCTTCTCGGCTTGGGCGGTGTCTTTTTCTTGTTTCTCCAGGAGTAATTTAAAATTTTTCTCAGCTTGGGCTACGTCAAAATCATGCTTTTTTTGGTTTGCTTGAGACGTTCTCCAAGTTGTAATTGCAGTCAAAGCGACGAAACCGCCGCCGACAAGCTGAATCCAACCAGTGCGTGCCGCAATTTCTGCGTCTATTGCTTCTTTTGCTGTCATCCGATCTCGAAATGGATCGACTTGTTGCCGAGGAGCTTCCCAAATCACACCAATCATAGTCAAACCAAAAACGAGCAAACAAAGTGATTTGCCAATTTTTTGACGGGTGTAATTCTGTTTATCTGCCATAGAAAACCTAACGTCTAACCGGACCAACGCCAATGACTACATCCTGTGATACCTCAAATTCGGACATTTGACCGATTGGATAGGCCAAATTAGACATTGATTAATTGTTTATCTACATTGAGTATGCCGATTTACGCAGATTCCGCTGTAATACTCTTGCTTCAGTGGGATGTGGCGTGAATCAAATTAGTGCAAACATATTATGCTCTTCTTCGATTGCGCTCCATTGCTATGGCCTACGACAATGTCTGCAAATTGATCGCAGAAACCCACCCCACCGATATCGCCACCTGGATACTCGGCCACCCGCCATCCGGCCCCCTCGAAATCCTCAAAACCGAACTCAGCATCGAACCCATCCGCACCGACGCCATCAGCTTCTTCAAAACCAGCAACCGCAGTCTCCACATCGAATTCCAAACCCGCTGGGAATCCGACCCATCCATGCCCCTACGTGCGATCGATTACTGGGTGCGACTACATCGCCAATATCGGATCGAAATTGATCAATTCATCGTCGTATTGTGTCCACCCACCGATGCCAACCAAATCACCAATATCTTCCAAGCCACAAACACCCGTCACGAATTCAACGTCATTCGCCTCTGGGAAGAAGATCCAGCTATCTTCCTCGACAATCCCATCTTGCTCCCCTTCGCCAGTCTCGCCCAAACCGAAAATCCCGACAGCCTGCTCAACCAAGTCGCCCAACAAGTCAGTCAGATTCCGGCAATTGCCACCCGCCGCCAAATTTCATCCTACGTGCAACTCATGGCAGGCCTACGCTACGATAAAACCACAATCCGAAACATCTTTCGGGAGTACCTCATGCAAGACTCCGTAATCTACCAAGAAATTCTCCAAGAAGGCGAACGTAAGGGAGAGCAGCGCCGGATTGAACGTGTGGTCCGTAAGATGTTGGCAAAAGGTGAGTCCTTAGACGCGATCGCTGAAGTAACCGAATTAACGATCACCGAAATCGAACATATCGCTAATTCAGCAAGCTAAGATTGGCGCAATTCTCAACATAAAAAAGCAGGCGCAGCGGATTCACTCCCCACGCCTGCTTTTTCAATTCAATTCAATCAAAACCTACTGCTCCTCGTAAGCCTCCATCGGCAAACAAGAACAAACCAAATTCCGATCGCCGTAGGCATTATCCACTCGGTTCACTGCAGGCCAGAACTTGCTGGTGCGTGTGTGTGCTGTCGGGAAGACGGCCTGCTCACGAGAATAAGGCCGCGTCCAATTCGCATCGACCAAATCCTCTACCGTATGCGGCGCATGCTTCAGGATGTTGTCTGCCTGATCAGCATTTCCCGCTTCGATTTCCGCAATCTCCGCTCGGATGGCAATCAATGCATCACAGAACCGATCGAGTTCTTCCTTCGATTCACTCTCCGTCGGCTCAACCATGATCGTGCCAGCCACCGGCCAAGAAACTGTCGGCGGATGGAACCCATAGTCCACTAGGCGCTTCGCAATATCATCAACTTCGATCGCCGC
The Romeriopsis navalis LEGE 11480 genome window above contains:
- a CDS encoding ribbon-helix-helix domain-containing protein; amino-acid sequence: MKILLDSEQTAFIESQLQSGQFSSAEDVVAKALNLMAQQQAEYPDQEWLTATAEKIQVGLADIQRGDIVDGETFMAELQHKLDQKRSQSA
- a CDS encoding type II toxin-antitoxin system RelE/ParE family toxin, which gives rise to MRRYVIAHTASRDITDIVDYLSDRDIALGESFIRDFTEKCRYLTQYPMIGKAYPQLQSGLRGIVLNRHLIFYTVTDEAITVVRVIRGDRNLDALFN
- a CDS encoding DUF3598 family protein is translated as MTSTQPAKRQWDCFLENLGEWEGSFTTYSPEGELREDIPSLLTLKQMEGRQGVHLTLKRDAPRFPKPLAMEFTSLSRSLLFFESGAFSQGGMQFSPYSSQFGGEFALVTADRRLRSVILYNSQSELDYVTLIREQRLGSEVPERPPLQADDLVGVWEGQSVTLFPDLRPALNSTSRLEIERVGDVLKQRLQFGPRSLETEAAIEGNRLMYRNSALPVQIMMLPDGASVNVPLKPELGKPFVLETGWLRTPTLRERIMRSFDAKGEWVGLTWVTEMKVA
- the sbcD gene encoding exonuclease subunit SbcD yields the protein MIKILHLSDIHLGSGFSHGKVNPETGLNTRFEDFVLSLSRCIDRALSEPVDLVLFGGDAFPDATPPPFILQAFAAQFRRLVDAGIPTVLLVGNHDQHTQGEGGASLCIYRTLGVPSVVVGDRLDTYRISTNNGDVQVITLPWLNRTTLMTKMETEDLSMNEVGTLLLDRLRLALEGEIRQLDPEIPTILLAHLMADTATFGAERLLAVGKGFTVPLTFLTRDCFDYVALGHVHKHQILAEDPYVVYPGSIERVDFSEEKEEKGYVLVELEKGHTQVEYCPIPVRPFRTVNIDLTQMKDPQKILLQRIEQAEVADAVVRVKYHVRADQLDQIAETAVNAALASAHTYNLQVDVVSQASRTRLPELKDSTIHPIDALQTYLNNRTDLEELSSPMLEAAQLLMNDEAGQIRLELPIASETSDSELTIEPIAPVPEDTQQLRLL
- a CDS encoding pentapeptide repeat-containing protein — protein: MADKQNYTRQKIGKSLCLLVFGLTMIGVIWEAPRQQVDPFRDRMTAKEAIDAEIAARTGWIQLVGGGFVALTAITTWRTSQANQKKHDFDVAQAEKNFKLLLEKQEKDTAQAEKNFQAIQEKNTADRFSKAVEMLGHDKLDIRLGGIFALEQIANTEDKYYWQIMEILTAYIRTRSPWPPQEASRKMTANVPKLDEDIQAAMTVIVRRKYTYQNGEKHRLNLCNTDLRYLYVPGAKLQGVSISDSSLEGAFLCDANLEDSLLTQTILTKANLSNASLQNSWLACSELSKACFNEANLEKAHCINSHFTNAFLTHANLEDINLISAQMTGVKCLNSNLKRAILTSSNWENANLENSNLDSSLLRDTNLTNVNFQNTSLRNVIFSQVCNDITIEAVGLTQKQLNSAKSYEGANLPSYISKS
- a CDS encoding DUF3598 family protein, with the protein product MLLASLAHDFWLSIEAETTIEGNRLMYRNSALPVQIMMLPDGASVNVPLKPDLGKP